From a single Pseudophryne corroboree isolate aPseCor3 chromosome 6, aPseCor3.hap2, whole genome shotgun sequence genomic region:
- the LOC134934362 gene encoding histone H4: MSGRGKGGKGLGKGGAKRHRKVLRDNIQGITKPAIRRLARRGGVKRISGLIYEETRGVLKVFLENVIRDAVTYTEHAKRKTVTAMDVVYALKRQGRTLYGFGG, encoded by the coding sequence ATGTCAGGCAGAGGCAAAGGCGGAAAGGGGCTCGGGAAAGGAGGCGCTAAGCGCCACAGGAAGGTGCTGCGGGACAACATCCAGGGCATCACAAAGCCTGCCATCCGCCGCCTGGCCCGGAGAGGAGGCGTGAAGCGCATCTCTGGTCTCATCTATGAGGAGACCCGCGGGGTGCTGAAAGTGTTTCTGGAGAACGTGATCCGGGACGCCGTCACTTACACCGAGCATGCCAAGAGGAAGACTGTCACCGCCatggatgtggtctatgctctcaagcgccagggCCGCACTCTGTATGGCTTCGGAGGCTAA